CAtgtaaacaattttatataaataattgtataataaaattcaaaagttaaaaaaaaatcggcagcacctcccctatactggatagtacccaaatccacaaacctgtaaatattaacaatagccacaaccaattgacccaatctatactaattattccaacatattcaactattaatcctaagataaattcaacgttaacaattacaattcacaaattattcaataattatgtcaatacaacaaaactataaattcaaaataaatagaaacaattaaacacaaatcatcaagttagagtaaaattaataattcttccaacatattcaattattaaatctaagataaattcaacattaacaatattaattcaacaaattattaaataattatggcaatacaacaataaaatatattcaataaaataaaaagaattatagcctaacaattaaaatcaatggaaacaattaaacacaaatcatgcaataatatatataaaaaatactaattattccaacatatccaattattaattctaaggtaaattcaacattaacaattataattcaacaaattaatcaataattatatatggcaatacaacaataaattatattcaataaattaaaaaaaatatatagactaacaattaaaatcaatgaaaataattaaacacaaatcatgcaataatagagtaaaattaataattattctaacatattcaattactaattctaagttaaattcaactttaacaacaaatattcaacaaattaactaatatgttattatgacaacaaaacaataaaaaatattcaaaaaattcaaaaaaacctacatcaagaaaaggaacgaaatatacataccttaataatgtgacaaattcaaaactttatctacattacaaaaaaaaacaccaaaacaccaaaaataaaaacaactaaaaataaattaaaagtaaataaaataaattggaaaaaaacacatacttTTAATATGAGGAAGATTCACAACactaaatcttgctagagattaaaggtgaatTCTTGAAGGATTGagggcaaaaaaataaaaaatctgaggtgcaaaacggaggagaagagaagagaagcggcgtggggagaagaagaaaaaatgaggcgaagcggcgggggctggaacttatagggcATTTTTATCGACGGAATCACTGACGGATTTAATATCCGTCAGTAATAGGTcaaaaattccatcggtaacaggtcaaaaatccgtcggtaatttttgaatttcgcaacgaatttttaaaagccctccatatttttcgatgtccgtcggtgattccattgGTAATATTAGCATCGAAAAAtctgtcggtgaatccgtcggtgattgtggcattttgttgtaaatttttttgaacTCTTTGTGAGATACCGACAgactagaatccgtcggtatacccgtcgATGATTGtgacattttgttgtaaatgttttcgaactctctgtgagatgtcgACGgatttaattccgtcggtatacctGTCGGTGAAGGTgacattttgttgtaattattttcgaactctctgtgagataccgacggatttaattCCGTTGGTATACCCGTCGGTGAAGGTGGCATTTtgctgtaattattttcgaactctctgtgagataccgacggatttaattccgtcggtatacccgtcggtgaaggtggcatttcgcgtaattaattttgaactctctgtgagataccgacggatggttattcgtcggtatggacgtcggtaagtttgcattatgcaggaaaggttgtctttatattgcctgtttaccttcctgcaaaaacttaactgataaactattcatcacataaaacaataatcacattgcttaaacagtaaatattttgtcttacaaaatacatcatccataatctaaattacatgagataaatgtttttacatagggcttcattttcataattagtcgaaattttcttcttcctcctcattaattgaattgtcatcatcttcatggcaatcttcaatatggatatcatcttcttcatcgacatttgcttatCCGCTAGAgatgagaacaacattcaactcctctccgtcaatatcaacaagactatcatcgagaactcaaaaatttgaattttcttccaattcaatcgaaggagcaactcgatatgattcaaccaactcacgaacttgaaagacttcatctcgcacacttctgtcttcgttctcatcctgaacaacctcgacacgacctcgtggtttcgtttttaaaacggacaaccaatcaactcttgatcgatcctttctaaatgaaggggtgtatgtttAATAAagttgttgacattgctttgcgaaaacaaagacatcgtttatgttgcggagtctagcttttgagttgatttcgaccagaccatggtgcagatcaactctgattcctctgtccgtcgtgtcataccaataacatttgaataaaaacactttattctgctcgctatgatattgcagttcgacgacctcttctaatctaccatagtagtcaacttctaactggctacttgtggatcccttaacataaacaccgcagttgtatgtctttcttccttacccgtattcttcagtatggaaaacatatccattgacaaaatacccgttgtagcacttaacttttctttcagggtcgaggcttagtgaagacaatgacttaggtgcactccttcccatttgataaaccttgtaaatatatataattaaatgtacatcaataaacggtaaatgaacgagaatcttgtaatgacatgcatacgttagaatgagtttgtgatagtgcttacatgtgttctgaaccatgtggcaaattgttcatcttgtaattgaaagatctgggattcggtcagctgcgagttattggagagcaaatattgtcgatgttgcctgcaagtgataatgagagtatgatattacaatatataattaacagtatattactgacaaagtttaattagtattacacatatatagacttactgaataaatggtctcaattcatcacagttaaatagaacatagttgtgtgcttgtttgaattctatttccgacaaatatcttcctcttacggcatttttaggtgtgggtcgtctagtattggagaatattgacaagttcccactggaaggcacttcaccgccatcgtcatgccgtggaacgcgattgattcttgttcttagATGAGGtttgaaatagtacgagataaatgttgatatctcttcaacaatataggccttagatatcgaagcctcaacatgcgccttgttcttaactttttttttagattaaacaagtacttgcattgaagtacaattcaagtattttcaattaagaaaaacatagaaaatactttaagatatgaattccattgcaactatAATATCTCatcgttcgaatgggtacatccatctatactagaccggtcctccagcttttgcctcgaatggtagatgtatagggagatgctccattgagtcaaaaaatgaaggagggaatatcatctcaagtttgcatagtgtctcgatgatattcgtttgaagcctctcaatgtgctcaacattcatcttgctggagcatatatctctgaagaaacgactgatctccgttagtgcatcccatattccctttggcaacaaatcacgaaaagctaatagGATGAGTGTTTGTATAAACACGTGgcaatcatgactcttcattccatacaatatgcagtcctctatgttaacaagccttgatatgttcgatgcatgtccatctggaaaacgcagactcttaagccatttgtagactagcagttatGCGATTTTCTCTAACatgaagcttgcccttggttttgcaacccgtgactcctcataaaccaactccatatttttacggttacaatataaagctatatccaatctagccttcatgttgtcctttgtcttccccttcacatccatgacggtgttgaaaatattctcaaacacgttcttttcgatgtgcatgacgtcaaggttatggtggagaagattagtcttccaatacagaagctcccaaaagatacttcgctttacccaattatgggtcaaaccaaaaccaggaaacttttgcttacctgattgaaggccaaacacaatgtcaccatactctgatacaacatgatgcaattcttcaccagaaagacacagggatgcaacatctttttcaactctgccaacaaagaaatcttttctgttctttctaaacctgtgattaagtggcaagaagcgacggtgacagttaaaaaaagaagttttacctccgtttgctagcgtgaatgccttgttgttttccatgcagtatggacatgcgagtttctcatgcgtgctccaaccagaaagcattccataagctggaaaatcactaatagtccacatcaaagtcgccctcataaggaaattttgtttcctcgatatatcataagttagagatccggaggaccacaactgcgccagctcatctatcaacgatcgaagacaaacatctatattccgccccgagCTGCTTGGaacgggtatgacagtagatagaaacatgaactccggcctcatacacattcccggtggcaagttataaactgtgagaatgaccggccaacaagaatagggagcagtaaatgacccaaatgggttgaacccgtctgtacacaacccaagtcgaacattccttgattcagcagaaaagtcaggatgcacactgttaaagcatttccacgcttcgccgttagaaggatgcaccatcacaccatcaaccgcatcgtgtgtttggtgccatgtcatgtgctcagcagtccttggtgacataaataacctctgcagtctaggtgtgatcgggaaatatctaggttttttatatgccactagagtcttccccctaccagttctgggtttgtaacgggaatgcccgcatgtcatgcactcgatcatctcagcattttcaaggtagtataacatgcagaagttagggcacatgtcaattttctggtatcctaaaccgaggggtttcatcatggacttcgcagcatagaagttctctttgagcctgttcccttcaggtaaaatgcttcttgtccaatcaataattttatcatacccggcctcactcaacccgtgatctgacttgatggtgaacacctgtgccataGCCAAtcatttactgtggtttgtgcagccatcccataatggttcgtcagaatctttcaacaaatcaaaaaacctagctgcctctacattaggttcttcttctacgattggacattgattgacattatcttaattcattctcattgcatttgttgtaacccatttttgggtccccacataaaaaataataaaatacaaaaaaattcaaaaaatatattatcaaaaaatataacagtgaaaaaatgctagagcgccctaaaaatgctcaaaaattgattaaggatgttcaaaaatcaaaaattaatttttaacagtatatcattgactggTGAGAGacccgatgataaagaaaattcaatttgtggaagaaaaatgcaaaatcagaagtttatggactcaatgaaattttattaaaggtttaattgcatttatgaagattttaattgcaagaaaaattgatttttgagttaatttgggctttaattaggagaaattaattttctagggtcaaattataatttttggaagttaatttgttcaaatcaggggcttaattgcataaatattgaggtttaatggccaattagggactgaattgaagaaatccgagaccaaggactaaattgtaaaaCGCGCGCAAATGGAGGGCCGAAATTTGAATCTGATGCTTTTGGcgcctttttccttttaaatgaaacggcgcgttttgaccaaaacgacgccgtttcattcactgttgcttaaaaaaaaaaaacagaagcccaaaacggtgccgttttgacgACACTGtagctcttcttcttcccctggacgcgcgaggcaggggaagaagaagattttttcttccccttttcacCTAATTTCTCACCTGgatttggcgcaataagacgcccgCAATCACCCACTTGCCTCCTCCTTTTTATCCACGGATCGATAGTGGAGGGGGCGGCGGCCACCACCATGACGTCTCCCctgttttttcctataaatacaggggagggctgctaaaaaaaagagaaaaaaaggagaggagaagagaagagaagggagagacagagagaagaaagcagaagaagaagaagcagagaagagagtCCAACATCACCACCCCAAGTAGActttcccgtcgtttttttgttctgcatgcagattaattagcgagttaccagcccattctttgggccaggttcggcccaacccatatatttgggcctgatccggcctatttcaaagaaaaaaatcaaaaaatatttgtttcagcattttataatttttccgcgtaatttttatgtcattttgattaatatttggtggtatttttttatgttgttaaaaatacaaaaatctgattttcaaatacccggttttcgtcaaaaacttccacaaaatacaaaaaaataataaaaaaaaagtttttgtgcatacggccaagtgtctcaaagctaaaaatttatgttgtattttttcatacaccaaaacaaaatgttttagcatgcattttggctttaataaccagtttattaaagttaagagaatattggccaatatttcaaaaacaacaaaaattttattttgtttgtctcttagtatccggggtatgactttacacgtaatgcatattccggatatttaaattttctttttttttggacaatagaacctggggtatgacattacatgtaatgcgtattccgaacaataaaaaaaccacaacacgaccttagattttatcagacattaaaacaatgcagcttaccttaggtagggcgtagttggggtgctaataccttccctttacgcaaccagtctccgtacccgatctctaaagaccagttaaggttcctagtaaccagaacactaggtggcgactcccattccaattttcacttgtagagacaagaattccttgtctctccttttttttaaaaggaataaaTATTTCCCATTTTtcccttgagggtggacgatcgccgcgccgccgcacacatgcgacaacatccataaccatgtttctgtaaggattagtgttgtcatttgccgcttcatgcatgttgctagcactagaagttgacccaaccaccgtttctcccattctcctattactaacaaatacctctccatgtgcataccaacactcataatcctccacaaaccctttgtgtaaaagatgcatcattacaacatctggatgcagatactttttattttgacacttcctgcatggacatcTAATACTGCctctagtaaaatttctgggaatagatattgcgaaattaataaaaccctgaaccccgttacaataatccatcctccgcaatccttggggtgaatctagatacatccatgaacgatcatccatgacttctatcgaacctctataaaaaggagcCATTAAgtaagctcttaattatttcaaaacataacatgtaattcggtaattctacaaattaagttttaacaatttacaaacaaatacaatcttacaaaatctaaaacaaaccataacaagtataaaattatacattcatgtactacaagtttgtttgagaaataacaataaaacatgtacatctactaaaaaaaaatacatatactaaaaaaacaataaaattgacatttaaatgttaaaattttaaaagatagaattacttacaaaaaatgataaaatccatcggtaaatcagaacacggatgttgtgaccacaaaacttcaagaaatacaacttattgtgctgagatgaggaagatttttgttttggggcgaaggggggctggttatttgcagatgagaagggttaggattaggaagaagaaggagaaatgggggaggagagtgtcagcagagtggccatatattcacttttaccGATggacttaccgacggttttattccgtcggtgaatacGTCGGCGAAACCATCGGTAATTCTGACGagcaatcgacacgtcaccgcacggacctgctattcaaatccctcggtgattccgtcggtatttttaacggtgcaccggtcacgtcaccggtacggatctggcatttcaaatccgtcggtgattccgtcggtattattgACGGTGAACAGGTCCCATCACGCATACGGCTCCCCGATTTTCATTCCGTcagaaaaatcacccgccaaaacctctgCGCCACGTACCcacccttttttcattaattttaaattttatgtcggtaattcggtcggtaattaccgagggatatagtccgtcggtgatttcgaccgaaaaataccgatagaaaaaattccgtcggtgagtccgttggtatttagcgaatttctggtagtgaacTATGTGCTGAGCTCAAATATATATGAGTCTGGGGAGTTATATCTAATGTAACATCATTGGAATCAGCTACGCGCTAAACCCAAACAGACACAAGTTTGACAAAGTTGTCAGATTTAACATCATTGGATTTAGTCACACGCTGAGCCCAAATACAAATGAGTTTGGTGAGTTGTCAAACCTAATATCCTTAGGTTTAGCTGCATGCTGAGCCcaaatatatgtgtatataacGAGCTGTCAGACCCAATATCATTAGGTTCAACCACACACTGAGCTAAAGTACATGCGGGTCTGATGAGCTACTAgatccaatattcttggattCAGCCATGCGCTGGCAAACCCAATATCCTTGGATTTTGCTACGTGTTAAGCTCAAGTACATGTGGATTTGACGAGCTACCAGACCTGATATTTTTGGGTTCAACCACGCCCTGAGCCCAAGTACATATAGGTCTAGAGAGCTGTCAAACCCAACATCTTTAGGTTCAACCACACCTTGAGCCCAAATATATACGGTACTGAAAAATTATCAGACCCAACATTTCTATATTCAACTATGCGCTGAACCTAAATAAACATGAGTCCGACAAGCAACTAGACCCATCTCCTATAAGTTTGACATCGTTCTAGGTCCAAGTGAGAATGAGACTAATGATTGTTATGAGCCCTATATTGGGTCACgaggctttatttttttattcttatcaattttaacataaaatgttacgagtaaaaaataatcatctctTTACGCACTTATATgtataaaagttttataaaagcatattatatttccatcaacattaatattgtataagatatatatattcatcattAATGTTGTGTAAGAGATATATATCCCTAATTAATACTATCATGAAAAAATGACACCTCAACCTCTCTATTCAAGCAACATAATAAGGTCCAGAGACTATATATACCCCCTGAACCACTCaagtaaataatttataatttttattatttaagtatttttattttaatttttagtgcatttatcatataaaaacaagaacaaatacttttattattagaatttaAGGATCACTCTCTTATctatttcaatttcttattaaaaacCACTGATTTTATTATCTGAAGGTTCTTAAACCCcacaaaaaaaactgttttgcaGATATTAGACTTTCTATTACTAAGCATCTACTTTGTGAACTCTAGAGAAAAGAATATTGATGTGAACATGTGTTTACCTACTGTTCAAACACTTAAAAACCTTATTTTCGagcatattagttttttaaacatCATCGAGTTCATTGTGCACGAAGCAAATTGGAAGAAGTGATGATCAACTTGAAAATTGGAAGGGTGGTCGATCTGCTAATTTGATCCCGAGGTCATTGTTCAGGAAGCAACAGCTCTCCTGCGCATGAATTTGATTAATGCTATGAAAACTAGTTCTCATGTTTACCAACACAGAAAAAATAACTTCGATTTAATGTTTCAAatcagatcttttttttttttctgtaactCAGATTATTTAATCTTAATAAGGGATTAGAAAGAAAGTAATCTTGTTTAAGTGACATATATGATCAAAATCTTGGTCACAAATTAGGGTGTTCAAAGGTGGAATTGTTACGAGACAACCCTTCGTTTAGATTGCGTGCAGTGACGTCATACCCAACCACAAAGTAGATTGCAAAAGCATTTTGATATCTAGTCGCTGGAATccattctctttgtttttctgatAGCAATAACCAGAAGTGGTTTACAACATCAAAACATCGGCCGACTACAATTTTGATTATTCTCAGAAATTCGAACTTCACTTCCATATATATTCTAAAGTGTAAAAGATTGCATAGTTTGTCAATGCCAACCTGATATGCTCACTCTTTTAGCCGTCCACTGAATTCATCTTGAAACGTTGGGACCGCAGAGTTATTTGGATTCAAAGGAAGTATCCAACTCAAAATAAAGTTACAGCTCCTTGTAACATCTTGTATTTCAATATTCCTTTCCAACTCTTTCATATGTCAAATTTTCTCGGTTTTTCTCTTGTATGCTTGTTTCAATTCTGTGGTTGGGCAGCTGGAAGATTCTATACTGTTTGCGCATAATACAGACATGTTTGTTGTTGAAGTTTCTTGATCGGAGAAAACTTCTTGTATATTGCGCGCATGCGAGTGCTCACACACGCAAGCTGAAGCTCAAGTCTTTCTACCCAGTGGATCgattcttttcttgatcatataTAGAGCAGTACTGACAGTTaaagattaaagaaaagaaaaagtttaGGTTCCTTTCTCACTGATAAAGTTTGGCACGTTTACTTTATCTTTTTGCCGTCCTAAGCTATATTCCAATCTCTTTTACTTTGTGCGGTTGAGTTTCTTCTAATGTTCATTTCTTCGAAGCTGACATATTCATGAAGTGAGAAAACTTTCATCCTTTGTACTGTATAAAAGGCTCAGTAAGGATCCATAAATTTATCATCTCCTTCTCTCAAAACCAACAATACAATTGATTTCCTCTCAAGATGTCTTCAAATAAACCACATTACGAGGCAGAGCCTGATGAAATAGTGAAAAGAGTAAAGTTCAGAATGCTGTATCTTTAATCAGTTTTGCTATAATCCTACTACTTACTAACATCAGCTGAACATTTTGTTGAAATCAACTCGCTATATTCAAGCTGAAATTTATTTCTTGACGAGAGTTCCTCTTCATGTTTACAGGATAGCCAAAGGTGGACATTTAGACCGAGGGGCTTCAACATCATATGGGGCCACGACGAACGCTACTGGAACTTGCCTAAGAAAGGGTAAGGAAACATCTTCTCTTAAAAGTTTCAATGAAGTTGATGGAAAATTCAATTTACAGTGTCTGAAGTTCGATATTTACTTAGTTatagaaggaaaagaaacttAGTTTTGTAGCATTCGATACATAAACTTTCCTAAGCAAACACAAACATACATTTAGTATCgttggaaaataatataaataatatcttagaATTTTAATAGTTTAAGGTTTTGGACAAAGATTGTTATTTGACAACTATACGATATTTcgactattaacaaaaaaaaaactatacgaTTCGAACTTCAATATTAATGCAGCACGGACGATCCAGCAGAGCTAGTTCAAGTGTGTTGGCTTGAACTAACAGGTACAACGAAGGACTCTCTACCAGAAGGGAAGTAcgaaattaaattcaaattagagGTGAAACCAGGTGCATTTGGATTGAGTAATAGTCCTATTTTCATGATGGCTAAGGTAGGGAAGAGGGGAAGATACAAATGGAACAAAATCAAACTACAAGAGAAAAACTCAGACAACAGAACTGCTATCGTAGAACCCACGTTTCAGATTGATGTTAAAGGAACTGCAGATGATAACAAGCTCTATTTTGGTTTGTATGAAGTATGGACTGGGAAATGGAAGGGAGGTTTGCTAATTCACGGGGCCACAGTTGATCCAGTGACATCTTGAGCTTTTGTTCAAATTAACCACACACATATATACACAATCCTATTTAAGATGCAacataataatgaaattaactGTCTTGTATTACCAAGCTCTACCTGTTCATGGGGTGTGTCTTCAAGATTTATGTACTTTGTTTAGTTCttctatcaaataaatgaaTGCTTTGTTTTGTTCCATCTTCAACTAAACTTACTTTAACAATTGCATTCTAGctataaagaaattttatttttctcgatAAGCCAGAATCGATTGATTCTACACCAAGAAGGCCAAATGCCGAGCGAAGCGAAAGAAAAACTAGCacgattttttttccaaatttgcAGAACAGGctaaacagataaaaaaaaaagaaaaaaagacaacacctggttaataacttaaaaataaataaaccaacgTCCTTGGAAAATATGAGCTCGAATCAACGATGGAATAAACGTTTTTGTCAGAAAGAACGTTTGACATGTCCATTCTTGGACTTGAGCTTATCCATCTTATTCATAAACGTATATGCTAGGCATTTTATGTTATTCCAGTTGCAATAAATCCATATATGACTACTTAGATCCTCCGTAACCTCCTGCATCAATTCTACAGCTACAATTGCAGTGAAAATGTTAGAATTAAGGACAGACTCCAAAGTGCATCTGCAGATAAGTTATGGAAAACTCTAATTTTCTTATGGGTAGCTAGCTAGTAATTCAGAATCACGAGCTGCATGGCAAAACACTTTTGATAGCGTGTGATTTAGAAAAAGGTTTTGTTCCCTCACCTTTAATTATGCCTTTTGTACTGTGTCCATAAATACTTTGCACCAATCCTATCCTAACATTTTCATATCTTGCattgctgaatcaaggaatcaCTTTCCATACTCCATTTGTATTCGTCTTCATAC
The genomic region above belongs to Populus alba chromosome 12, ASM523922v2, whole genome shotgun sequence and contains:
- the LOC118060561 gene encoding protein PHLOEM PROTEIN 2-LIKE A9, with translation MSSNKPHYEAEPDEIVKRDSQRWTFRPRGFNIIWGHDERYWNLPKKGTDDPAELVQVCWLELTGTTKDSLPEGKYEIKFKLEVKPGAFGLSNSPIFMMAKVGKRGRYKWNKIKLQEKNSDNRTAIVEPTFQIDVKGTADDNKLYFGLYEVWTGKWKGGLLIHGATVDPVTS